A genomic segment from Nicotiana sylvestris chromosome 1, ASM39365v2, whole genome shotgun sequence encodes:
- the LOC104217437 gene encoding lipoamide acyltransferase component of branched-chain alpha-keto acid dehydrogenase complex, mitochondrial, whose product MICRKINQGKLRNSFRQSICRWFQSSVAPVAAPMTPVSTVSSSGKKIQSQLHFFGNYTTPFCSFKSNVSFPLRGCSFSTQAALDLSTGGVIDVPLAQTGEGIAECELLKWFVHEGDQVEEFQPLCEVQSDKATIEITSRYKGKISQILHVPGNIVKVGETLLKIAVDDIPEPAETSDASEKMTSLDSDFIGSSDISSVPEKSKIDGVSSTPAVRNLAKQYGLDINDVPGTGKDGRILKEDVTNYAMQKGLINEALECAQQKHSEVSSLIGGGYEDKTLQLRGYQRAMVKSMTLAAKIPHFYFIEEMNCDALVELKKSFQNENSDLEIKHTFLPVLIKSLSMALTTHPMLNSCFSEESYEVILKGSHNIGIAMATPNGLVVPNIKNVQSLSILEITKELSRLQKLAKINKLTPDDISGSTITLSNIGGIGGKFGSPLINSPEVAIIGFGRIQKIAQFAEDGDVYPASVMTINIGADHRVLDGATVARFCNDWKKFVEKPDLLLLHTR is encoded by the exons ATGATTTGCCGGAAAATTAATCAGGGTAAGCTCCGGAATTCCTTCCGGCAGAGTATTTGCCGGTGGTTTCAGTCTTCTGTTGCACCGGTGGCAGCTCCGATGACACCTGTTAGTACTGTAAGCAGCAGTGGCAAGAAAATTCAGTCTCAACTTCATTTCTTTGGAAACTATACGACACCGTTTTGCTCATTTAAG TCGAATGTTTCCTTTCCTCTGAGAGGGTGTAGTTTTTCAACTCAAGCTGCATTGGATCTTTCTACTGGTGGGGTAATTGATGTACCTTTGGCGCAAACTGGTGAAGGCATTGCTGAATGTGAACTTCTCAAATGGTTTGTTCATGAG GGGGACCAGGTTGAAGAATTTCAACCTCTTTGTGAAGTTCAGAGTGACAAGGCAACCATTGAAATAACAAGTCGTTACAAAGGAAAAATTTCTCAAATTCTTCATGTTCCCGGCAACATTGTAAAG GTTGGAGAAACACTTTTGAAGATCGCCGTTGATGACATTCCTGAGCCTGCTGAGACTTCTGATGCTTCAGAAAAGATGACATCGCTGGACTCTGATTTTATTGGCTCAAGTGATATCAGTTCCGTGCCCGAAAAATCCAAGATTGATGGAGTGTCATCTACACCTGCTGTCCGCAATCTTGCAAAGCAGTATGGTTTAGACATAAATGATGTGCCTGGAACTGGTAAAGATGGAAGGATACTTAAAGAGGATGTTACaaattatgcaatgcaaaaaGGACTAATTAATGAAGCACTAGAATGTGCACAACAAAAACATTCAGAGGTTTCATCTCTCATTGGAGGGGGATATGAAGATAAGACACTTCAGCTAAG GGGATACCAGCGTGCCATGGTTAAGTCAATGACATTAGCTGCGAAAATTCCACATTTTTATTTTATAGAAGAGATGAATTGCGATGCACTTGTGGAGCTCAAAAAATCATTCCAGAATGAGAATTCTGATCTGGAGATCAAGCACACTTTCCTTCCTGTCCTAATAAAATCACTTTCCATGGCTTTAACTACTCATCCCATGCTAAATAGTTGCTTCAGTGAGGAATCCTATGAGGTCATCCTAAAAG GGTCCCACAACATTGGAATAGCAATGGCTACTCCAAATGGTTTGGTTGTTCCAAACATAAAAAATGTTCAGTCTCTCTCAATCTTGGAG ATAACAAAGGAACTGTCACGACTGCAGAAATTGGCTAAGATAAACAAGCTTACTCCTGATGATATATCAGGGTCAACTATTACTCTAAGCAATATTGGAGGAATCGGTGGAAAGTTTGGTTCCCCACTTATAAATTCACCTGAAGTTGCCATCATAGGATTTGGCCGGATTCAGAAAATTGCACAGTTTGCTGAAGATGGGGATGTATATCCTGCATCAGTCATGACG ATAAATATAGGTGCAGATCATAGAGTTCTTGACGGAGCAACTGTTGCGAGGTTCTGCAATGACTGGAAAAAATTTGTTGAAAAGCCAGACCTCCTGCTGTTGCACACAAGATGA